TAGATGACCGGGAACTACGCGAAATGGTGCTGAACCAGGAAGCTGGGCTATACCTGCCCTTCCCCCGTGAGGAAGCAGATGTGGACTATCAAAAGCTCGGCTTTTTTGTAGACGAAGACGGCATCGAAAAGGTGCAGGTGCTGCTGGTGGCCACCCGCAAGGAAGTGACCGACTCGTACTTGACAACGTTTCAGCAGGCGGGGCTAGACGTAGATGTTTTGGAAATCAGCAGCTTTGCGCTAATTCGCACAATCCGAGAGCAGTTGCGCCAGTTCACGCCCCAAGAGGCGGCGGCCATTGTCGATATTGAATTTGAAAATACTGAAATCTCCATTGTGGTGGATGGCGTTCCCCAATTTTCCCGCACGGTTCCCATCGGCACTTACCAAATCCAATCTGCCCTGAGCCGCGCCATGAACCTGCCCCCCTCGCGCAACACGGAATTGCTCCAGGGGATGACGGTGCCAATCGCGCCGATGGACAGCATGGGCACTCCCAAGGCACCCGGAACCAATCCTGGCACGGCGGCGATGCTGCGCGTGTTGGGCGAACTGGCGGACGAGTTGCGCCGCTCCATCGACTTTTATCTGAATCAAGGCGACAACCTGGAAGTGGCTCAACTGCTGCTGGCGGGGCCGGGCGGGGCAATTGGGCAGCTTGACGAGTTTTTCTCGCAGCGGCTCAGCCTGCCCGCCAGCCAGGTCGATCCGATTTCGGCGCTGTCGCTGGAGGTCGATCAGGAAATTCCTGAGTTGCAGCGTCCGGGACTAGGAGTGGTGTTGGGCTTGGGCTTACGGGAGGCGTGGTGAGATGTATAGTCTGGATGTCAATTTTCTCAATGACCGCATAGAGCGCCCGACGGATGGGGGTGGGGTTGCTGCCCGCAGGGCCGTTGTGCAGGACGATCCGCGTCCGATGTATGTGGGGGCGGCGATCGGGGTGCTGCTTCCGGCGTTGGTGGGCGGGTTCTGGCTCTTTTTGCAAAGCCAGACGGCCTCGCTGACGGCTCGACAGGCAGAATTGGATAGTCAGCTTGCAACGCTGCAACAGGCGATGCAGGAGGTGCAGAATGTCGAAGCTCAGGTTGCACAACTGAATGCCGAGAACCAAGCGTTGGCTCAGGTCTTTGACCGGATTATCCCCTGGTCGGCAATTTTGCAAGATATTCGCAGCCGGGTTCCGGCGGGCGTGCAGTTGACCAACGTGACACAGTTGGCTCCGGAGGCTGTTCCGCCGCCGCCCCCACCCGCTGACCCCAGCCAGCCCGCCCCGCCGCCCCCAGAGGTGCCGCCTTCTCGATTGGAAATTTCGGGGAACGCCCGCACCTTTGCTGAAGCCAATGACTTTATGCTGCTGCTTCAGCAGTCGCCGTTCTTGGACAGCCGCGAGGTGAGGCTAGTGGATGCGCGGCTCGTGGATAGCCCGATTCAGACAGAGTTTGTGGGTGAGGGCGATCGCCCTGACGGATTGGAAGTACAGCTACCTAAGGTCGTTCAGTACAAAATCACCGCTGGACTCACGCCCCGTCCTTCTTCTGAACTGCTCCAAGATATGGAAAACACGCTATCGGTGGGCTTGCCCGCTCGGATTGATCAGCTTCGCAAATTGGGGGTTGTAACGCCATGACCGTGGGTGGAGATTACATTCCTGGAGAAGAGTACGGCGCTTTAGAAGAGCCGAGCTATCCCGTTGTCTTTGGGATGCGGCTCACGCCCCGCGTGAATGGGATTT
The Thermoleptolyngbya sichuanensis A183 DNA segment above includes these coding regions:
- the pilM gene encoding type IV pilus assembly protein PilM, whose amino-acid sequence is MTPERVNVARLKRKGQGFQLTTLASAEVPEGIYQEGQILDTAAMSEIIQSVLSESKLKVKNAATAIPGGRDTVTRIIPVPAELDDRELREMVLNQEAGLYLPFPREEADVDYQKLGFFVDEDGIEKVQVLLVATRKEVTDSYLTTFQQAGLDVDVLEISSFALIRTIREQLRQFTPQEAAAIVDIEFENTEISIVVDGVPQFSRTVPIGTYQIQSALSRAMNLPPSRNTELLQGMTVPIAPMDSMGTPKAPGTNPGTAAMLRVLGELADELRRSIDFYLNQGDNLEVAQLLLAGPGGAIGQLDEFFSQRLSLPASQVDPISALSLEVDQEIPELQRPGLGVVLGLGLREAW
- a CDS encoding PilN domain-containing protein, encoding MYSLDVNFLNDRIERPTDGGGVAARRAVVQDDPRPMYVGAAIGVLLPALVGGFWLFLQSQTASLTARQAELDSQLATLQQAMQEVQNVEAQVAQLNAENQALAQVFDRIIPWSAILQDIRSRVPAGVQLTNVTQLAPEAVPPPPPPADPSQPAPPPPEVPPSRLEISGNARTFAEANDFMLLLQQSPFLDSREVRLVDARLVDSPIQTEFVGEGDRPDGLEVQLPKVVQYKITAGLTPRPSSELLQDMENTLSVGLPARIDQLRKLGVVTP